From the Bacteroidia bacterium genome, one window contains:
- a CDS encoding TonB-dependent receptor, whose amino-acid sequence MTYNRILVLLLLLTPSLLHAQGGGAIRGTVTDAVTKEPLFGANVILVGTTLGAASNLDGVFEIREVPAGIYQIRASVIGHKPQVASDVEVAPGRETRLNFALQPSVIDLEEVVVEAAWFRENADAQVSAQTLSYEEIRRAPGGLEDVIRAVSVLPGVVQASAGRNDLIVRGGAPSENLYVVDNLEVPNINHFGTQGATGGPLSFINLDFVEDVTFATGGFGARYGDKLSSVMNIQLRDGRRDRLGGKLTVSASQFGLNAEGPIGEVGSYLFSARRSYLDFIFKAAGFGFVPEYWDFITKATVSPDRLNEFSFLGIGALDNVRFFNDTEDQRFSNSRILGNSQNQYFTSFSWRRLMDGGFMTFSLGRTYVDYSFLQSDSLLSPVFRSDSKEGETSLRADGVFLLSRDTELSFGAQGKMGRVRGDFALTPTVNTIQTGPALDPLSNVWDTTAFKGSVYAQVARTFFERLRVTLGGRLDYFNLIDESAAIAPRLALRYALTDLTTLTLSGGRYHQAPSYIWLVSNAANASLRHVQVDQAVLGIEHLLRADLRVRLEGYYKNYADYPASTVRPWLVLANTGAGFGGAEEGFSSFGLEPLVSEGEGASSGVELLLQKRMSDVPLYGILSLSYNNTEYAALDGVMRPGLYDQRIIFNVSGGYRFDAAWEASFKFRYGTGTPYTPFDVNGEQLFASDFNASRLPDFHSLDVRVDRRWFFSGWNLIAYIDIQNVYNRKNSQAYRWDPRNNVVESTGGSIGILPTIGVSAEF is encoded by the coding sequence ATGACGTATAATCGAATTTTAGTTTTGCTTTTATTGTTGACGCCATCACTCCTTCATGCGCAGGGGGGAGGAGCCATACGCGGTACGGTTACCGATGCGGTGACGAAGGAGCCGTTATTCGGCGCGAATGTGATACTGGTCGGGACGACGTTGGGCGCCGCGAGCAACCTTGACGGCGTTTTCGAGATTCGTGAAGTGCCTGCGGGCATTTACCAGATCCGCGCATCCGTTATCGGGCACAAGCCCCAGGTCGCATCGGACGTTGAGGTGGCCCCGGGCAGAGAGACACGACTGAATTTCGCCCTGCAGCCGTCGGTGATCGATCTGGAGGAAGTGGTTGTCGAGGCGGCCTGGTTTCGTGAAAACGCCGACGCGCAAGTGAGCGCGCAGACTTTGTCGTACGAGGAAATCCGTCGCGCACCGGGAGGATTGGAGGATGTGATTCGCGCTGTGTCGGTGCTGCCGGGTGTGGTGCAGGCGTCCGCAGGCCGCAACGATCTGATTGTCCGCGGTGGAGCTCCATCCGAGAACCTGTACGTTGTGGATAATCTCGAAGTCCCGAATATCAATCATTTCGGGACGCAGGGTGCGACCGGCGGACCGTTGAGTTTTATCAACCTGGATTTCGTGGAAGATGTGACGTTTGCCACAGGTGGTTTCGGTGCGCGCTACGGCGATAAACTCTCCTCCGTGATGAACATACAGCTCAGGGATGGTCGTCGTGACCGGCTCGGTGGAAAGCTCACCGTCTCCGCGTCCCAATTCGGACTTAATGCCGAGGGTCCCATCGGGGAGGTTGGTTCCTACCTCTTCAGCGCGCGACGCAGTTATCTGGATTTCATTTTCAAGGCGGCGGGTTTTGGCTTCGTCCCGGAGTACTGGGATTTCATTACGAAGGCGACGGTGTCTCCCGATCGCCTGAATGAGTTTTCCTTCCTCGGCATCGGTGCGCTGGACAATGTGCGCTTCTTCAACGACACCGAGGATCAGCGCTTCTCGAATTCGCGCATTCTTGGGAACTCACAGAATCAATACTTCACCAGCTTTTCCTGGCGGCGGCTCATGGACGGCGGTTTCATGACGTTCAGTCTCGGCCGCACCTATGTTGATTACTCCTTCCTGCAGTCCGATTCTCTTCTCTCTCCGGTGTTTCGCAGTGACTCGAAAGAGGGCGAAACCAGCCTGCGGGCCGATGGCGTGTTTCTCCTCAGCCGCGACACGGAACTGTCCTTCGGCGCGCAGGGCAAAATGGGACGCGTCAGAGGCGACTTCGCTTTAACGCCGACGGTCAATACGATTCAGACAGGCCCTGCCCTGGATCCGTTGTCGAACGTGTGGGATACGACGGCGTTCAAGGGCTCGGTGTACGCGCAAGTAGCACGGACGTTTTTTGAGCGCTTACGTGTCACGCTTGGCGGCCGATTGGATTACTTCAATCTCATTGACGAGTCCGCCGCCATTGCTCCCCGTCTGGCACTGCGGTACGCACTGACGGATCTCACCACGCTGACGCTCAGCGGCGGCCGCTATCATCAGGCGCCGTCGTATATCTGGCTGGTGTCGAATGCCGCGAACGCGTCGTTGCGGCATGTGCAGGTGGATCAGGCGGTACTCGGTATTGAGCACCTGTTGCGTGCCGATCTTCGCGTGCGTCTGGAAGGCTATTACAAGAATTACGCAGATTATCCGGCGAGCACGGTGCGTCCCTGGCTGGTGCTCGCCAACACGGGTGCGGGTTTCGGCGGCGCGGAAGAGGGCTTTTCGTCCTTTGGTCTTGAACCTCTCGTCAGCGAAGGGGAAGGTGCCTCCAGCGGTGTAGAGCTGCTGCTGCAGAAGCGCATGTCCGACGTGCCCCTCTACGGCATTCTGAGTCTTTCGTACAACAACACGGAGTATGCCGCACTCGATGGCGTGATGCGTCCGGGCCTGTACGATCAACGAATTATTTTCAATGTGAGCGGCGGGTACCGTTTCGATGCCGCCTGGGAAGCGAGCTTCAAATTTCGCTACGGCACCGGTACCCCGTACACGCCGTTCGATGTGAACGGAGAGCAATTGTTCGCGTCGGATTTCAACGCCTCGCGGCTGCCGGATTTTCACTCGCTGGATGTACGAGTGGATCGTCGCTGGTTCTTCAGCGGCTGGAATCTGATTGCGTACATTGATATTCAGAATGTGTACAACCGCAAGAATTCGCAGGCTTACCGCTGGGATCCCCGCAATAATGTCGTGGAGAGCACCGGCGGATCCATCGGGATATTACCTACAATTGGCGTGAGCGCGGAATTTTAG